A DNA window from Brassica napus cultivar Da-Ae chromosome A4, Da-Ae, whole genome shotgun sequence contains the following coding sequences:
- the LOC106445462 gene encoding beta-galactosidase, producing MASLATKMMLPSENGYRAWEDQTLFKWRKRDPHVTLRCHESIEGSLRYWYQRNNVDLTVSKSAVWNDDAVQASLDSAAFWVDGLPFVKSLSGYWKFFLAPSPANVPEKFYDAAFPDSDWKALPVPSNWQCNGFDRPIYTNIVYPFLNDPPHVPEDNPTGCYRTYFQIPKEWKDRRILLHFEAVDSAFFAWVNGNPVGYSQDSRLPAEFEISDYCYPWDSGKQNVLAVQVFRWSDGSYLEDQDHWWLSGLHRDVLLLAKPKVFIADYFFKSKLSDDFSYADIQVEVKIDNMLESSKDLLLSNFIIEAAVFDTTSWYKSGGFSDELSPKVANLKLNLSPSPVLGFHGYLLEGKLDSPNLWSAEQPNVYILVVTLKDKSGKLLDSESSIVGVRQVSKAFKQLLVNGHPVMIKGVNRHEHHPRVGKTNIESCMVKDLIMMKEYNINAVRNSHYPQHPRWYELCDLFGMYMIDEANIETHGFDLSGHLKHPAKEPSWAAAMLDRVVGMVERDKNHACIISWSLGNEAGYGPNHSAMAGWIREKDPSRLVHYEGGGSRTDSTDIVCPMYMRIWDIVKIALDKNESRPLILCEYSHAMGNSNGNIDEYWEAINNTFGLQGGFIWDWVDQGLLKLGSDGIKRWAYGGDFGDQPNDLNFCLNGLMWPDRTPHPALHEVKHCYQPIKVSLTDGKIRVANAYFFNTTKELEFSWTVHGDGVELGSGTLSIPVIKPQNSFEMEWKSGPWFSLWNDSNAGELFLTITAKLSNPTRSLEAGHVLSSTQIPLPSKREIIPQAIKKTDPIITSETVGDFIKISQQDSWELMINVQKGAIEDWKVQGVLLMNEAILPCFWRAPTDNDKGGGDSSYFSRWKAAQLDNVEFNVESCSVKSTTDKSVEIEFIYLGSSPSKSDALFKVNVTYIIYGSGDIITNWYVVPNSDLPPLPRVGVEFHLEKTLDRVEWYGRGPFECYPDRKSAALVGIYEQNVADMHVPYIVPGECGGRTDVRWVTFTNREGVGIYASTYGSSSPMQMNASYYTTGELDRATHEEDLVKGQSIEVHLDHKHMGIGGDDSWTPCVHDKYLIPPEPYSFSLRLCPITAAASVLDMYKDQLPS from the exons ATGGCTTCTCTGGCGACAAAAATGATGCTTCCCTCGGAGAATGGGTACAGAGCTTGGGAGGATCAGACCCTTTTCAAGTGGCGAAAGAGAGACCCTCACGTCACCTTGCGTTGCCATGAATCCATAGAAG GATCTTTGAGGTACTGGTACCAGAGAAACAACGTGGATCTCACTGTATCAAAATCTGCTGTTTGGAACGATGATGCTGTTCAAGCTTCTCTTGACAGTGCTGCGTTTTGGGTCGACGGGTTACCCTTTGTTAAGTCTTTATCTGGTTACTGGAAGTTTTTCTTGGCTCCTAGTCCTGCaaatgttccagagaagttttATGATGCTGCATTTCCTGATTCGGATTGGAAAGCTTTACCAG TTCCTTCCAATTGGCAGTGTAATGGCTTTGATCGGCCTATCTATACGAATATTGTGTACCCTTTCCTGAATGATCCTCCTCATGTCCCTGAAGATAACCCTACTGGTTGCTACAGGACTTACTTCCAGATTCCCAAAGAGTGGAAGG ACAGGAGAATACTTCTTCACTTTGAAGCTGTGGACTCCGCATTCTTTGCTTGGGTGAATGGCAACCCTGTTGGGTACAG TCAAGACAGCAGATTACCTGCTGAATTTGAAATATCCGACTATTGCTATCCATGGGACTCCGGGAAACAAAATGTTCTTGCTGTCCAAGTCTTTAGGTGGAGTGATGGCTCGTACCTTGAAGACCAAGATCATTGGTGGTTGTCTGGTCTTCATCGAGATGTGCTTTTGCTAGCAAAGCCCAAG GTCTTCATTGCTGACTACTTTTTTAAGTCCAAATTGTCAGATGACTTTTCATACGCAGACATCCAG GTTGAAGTAAAGATAGACAATATGCTGGAGTCTTCAaaggatcttcttctttctaattTCATCATAGAGGCTGCCGTATTTGATACTACAAGCTGGTACAAATCTGGAGGATTTAGTGATGAACTTTCTCCCAAGGTGGCTAATTTGAAGCTTAATCTTTCTCCAAGCCCAGTTCTTGGATTTCATGGTTATTTGCTTGAGGGAAAACTGGACTCTCCAAATCTCTGGTCAGCAGAACAA cCAAATGTTTACATCCTCGTTGTAACCCTGAAAGATAAATCTGGGAAACTCCTTGATTCCGAGTCGAGCATTGTTGGCGTTCGCCAAGTATCAAAGGCCTTCAAACAGCTTCTTGTTAATGGGCACCCAGTCATGATTAAAGGTGTAAACAGGCATGAGCACCACCCACGTGTTGGGAAGACGAATATAGAGTCCTGCATGGTCAAG GATTTAATCATGATGAAAGAATATAACATCAATGCTGTGCGAAACAGTCATTATCCTCAACATCCCCGCTGGTATGAATTATGTGATTTGTTCGGCATGTACATGATCGATGAAGCCAATATAGAGACACATGGTTTTGATCTTTCTGGGCATCTAAAGCACCCTGCAAAAGAGCCAAGCTGGGCAGCTGCTATGTTGGATCGAGTAGTTGGGATGGTTGAGAGAGACAAAAACCATGCGTGCATAATTTCTTGGTCACTTGGAAATGAAGCAGGCTATGGGCCTAATCATTCTGCCATGGCAG GTTGGATTAGGGAAAAGGACCCCTCAAGGTTGGTACACTATGAAGGTGGTGGTTCCAGAACAGATTCCACTGATATAGTCTGCCCTATGTACATGCGGATTTGGGACATTGTCAAGATTGCACTTGATAAAAATGAATCACGGCCGTTGATATTATGCGA GTATTCACATGCTATGGGTAACAGCAACGGGAATATAGACGAGTACTGGGAGGCAATTAACAATACCTTTGGCCTGCAAGGAGGCTTCATATGGGACTGGGTTGATCAG GGTCTATTGAAGCTGGGATCAGATGGCATTAAGCGTTGGGCTTATGGAGGTGACTTTGGTGACCAGCCTAATGATTTGAACTTCTGTCTGAATGGGCTTATGTGGCCTGACCGAACGCCTCATCCAGCACTCCATG AGGTCAAGCATTGTTATCAACCAATCAAGGTTTCCTTGACGGATGGCAAGATAAGG GTAGCAAACGCTTACTTTTTCAATACAACAAAAGAGTTGGAGTTTAGCTGGACAGTTCATGGGGATGGTGTTGAACTTGGATCTGGGACTCTCTCTATTCCTGTGATAAAACCACAGAATAGTTTTGAGATGGAGTGGAAGTCAGGTCCATGGTTTTCTTTGTGGAATGACTCAAATGCTGGAGAATTATTTCTGACAATAACTGCCAAGCTATCAAATCCTACCCGTTCACTTGAAGCTGGTCATGTCTTGTCTTCAACGCAGATTCCTTTACCGTCAAAGAGAGAGATAATACCACAG GCGATAAAAAAGACAGATCCTATCATCACTTCTGAAACTGTTGGAGATTTCATTAAGATAAGTCAGCAAGATTCATGGGAGCTAATGATAAATGTCCAAAAAGGAGCCATTGAAGACTGGAAG GTGCAAGGAGTTCTACTTATGAATGAAGCTATACTGCCATGCTTCTGGCGAGCACCTACAGACAATGATAAAGGTGGAGGTGACTCTAGTTACTTTTCAAGGTGGAAAGCAGCACAATTAGACAATGTTGAGTTCAATGTTGAAAGCTGTTCAGTGAAGAGCACCACTGATAAATCCGTGGAGATAGAGTTCATCTACCTTGGTTCTTCACCTTCAAAATCAGATGCCTTGTTCAAAGTCAATGTGACATATATCATCTACGGCTCTGGAGATATCATCACCAATTGGTATGTAGTCCCAAACTCTGATCTTCCACCGCTACCACGGGTTGGCGTAGAGTTTCACCTCGAGAAAACACTGGACCGTGTGGAATGGTACGGAAGAGGTCCATTTGAGTGTTACCCGGACCGAAAATCAGCAGCCCTTGTGGGGATATATGAACAGAACGTTGCGGACATGCATGTTCCTTATATTGTTCCAGGAGAATGTGGGGGTAGAACTGATGTTAGGTGGGTGACATTCACAAACAGGGAGGGTGTGGGAATATATGCTTCAACATATGGTAGCTCTTCTCCAATGCAGATGAATGCTAGTTACTATACAACAGGCGAGCTTGATCGTGCAACGCATGAAGAGGATCTTGTCAAAGGACAAAGCATTGAG GTGCATCTGGACCATAAACACATGGGGATTGGGGGAGATGATAGCTGGACCCCTTGTGTTCATGATAAGTATCTGATTCCACCAGAACCATACTCATTCTCTCTCAGGTTGTGTCCCATTACTGCAGCGGCTTCGGTCTTGGACATGTACAAGGATCAACTTCCCTCCTAG
- the LOC106445463 gene encoding protein SHI RELATED SEQUENCE 6-like has protein sequence MLGLRNIILLPPPSQIIHPSVEDNNNNKARNSNVEEKVCRDCGNRAKKECSFERCRTCCKSRGYKCATHVKSTWIPSSSSSHHHHHHSPSSDRNRNKKLKIDSSDKPSVLIVPTTTSRPQERSFKEGLPGKIEAPAVFKRTRVTAISNEEQSEIGYQATVTIHGHVFRGFLHYHGVDHNKAFPCLSNKK, from the exons ATGCTAGGCCTAAGAAACATCATCCTCTTACCACCACCTTCTCAGATTATACATCCCTCGGTGGaagataacaacaacaacaaggcAAGGAACAGTAATGTTGAAGAGAAAGTGTGCAGAGACTGTGGAAACAGAGCGAAGAAAGAGTGTTCGTTCGAAAGGTGTAGGACTTGCTGCAAAAGCAGAGGATACAAATGTGCTACTCACGTGAAAAGCACGTGgatcccttcttcttcttcttctcatcatcatcatcatcactctcCTTCTTCCGACAGGAACAGAAATAAAAAGCTCAAAATCGATTCTTCCGACAAACCCAGTGTCCTGATCGTTCCGACAACCACTTCTCGCCCTCAAg AGAGAAGCTTCAAAGAAGGGTTACCGGGAAAGATCGAAGCTCCGGCGGTTTTCAAACGTACGAGAGTAACAGCGATAAGCAACGAGGAACAATCAGAGATCGGTTATCAAGCGACAGTAACCATACACGGTCATGTCTTTAGAGGCTTTCTTCATTACCATGGTGTTGATCACAACAAAGCGTTTCCATGTCTTTCTAATAAAAAATAG